One Malassezia restricta chromosome III, complete sequence DNA segment encodes these proteins:
- a CDS encoding cell growth-regulating nucleolar protein, producing MVSFVCDGCGDVVKKPKLQQHYNRCFSPVTCLDCSTQFGSPKEAHSSCMTEDEKYQKSLFKGKKNQKNSQANPQPSQKPEHPVKRAAEDPQDSFDKRAKAEMPMEQDTSSKSASKELSPALLKATVVHLAKANKAISLSDIIKYLTKEKGMNKKDVKNYMLKKACIYLEQDRLIFA from the exons ATGGTGAGCTTTGTGTGTGATGGATGTGGCGATGTAGTAAAGAAGCCCAAACTGCAGCAGCATTACAACAGGTGTTTTAGCCCAGTTACTTGCCTTGATTGCAGCACTCAGTTTGGTTCACCAAAAGAAGCTCATTCCTCTTGCATGACGGAGGATGAAAAGTATCAAAAGTC GCTCTTTAAGGGTAAAAAGAAT CAGAAAAACTCTCAAGCAAATCCTCAGCCTTCGCAGAAACCTGAACATCCAGTAAAGCGGGCGGCAGAAGACCCTCAAGACTCCTTTGATAAACGGGCTAAGGCTGAGATGCCCATGGAGCAAGATACCTCGAGCAAAAGTGCCTCCAAGGAGCTCTCTCCCGCATTACTCAAAGCGACCGTGGTTCACCTTGCGAAGGCGAACAAGGCTATTTCTCTGTCTGATATTATCAAGTACCTGACCAAAGAGAAAGGCATGAACAAGAAAGACGTGAAAAACTATATGCTCAAGAAGGCATGCATATACTTGGAGCAGGACCGCTTGATCTTTGCTTAA